The Vibrio tarriae genome includes a window with the following:
- the luxU gene encoding quorum-sensing phosphorelay protein LuxU: MREWINQSKIDLLAKEIGEENVPILVNIFLGELNDYQSKLVSDTVADKLGYLKEISHALKSSAASFGADRLCAKAVELDSRAKSGEMMDISLEVEHMLELLKQTHQCYSDLVH; the protein is encoded by the coding sequence ATGAGAGAATGGATCAACCAAAGCAAAATCGACTTACTGGCGAAGGAGATCGGTGAAGAGAACGTGCCGATCTTGGTCAACATTTTTCTTGGTGAACTCAATGATTACCAAAGTAAGTTAGTCAGTGATACGGTCGCGGACAAACTCGGGTATCTCAAGGAAATCAGCCATGCGCTGAAAAGCAGTGCGGCCAGTTTTGGGGCTGATCGCTTGTGCGCCAAAGCGGTGGAGTTAGATAGTCGCGCCAAATCTGGCGAGATGATGGACATCTCGCTAGAGGTGGAACACATGCTTGAGTTACTGAAGCAGACGCATCAATGCTACTCCGATTTAGTTCATTAA
- the luxO gene encoding quorum-sensing sigma-54 dependent transcriptional regulator LuxO, whose amino-acid sequence MQHNQSLQKTKYVLMVEDTASVAALYRSYLTPLDIDINIVGTGRDAIESIGRREPDLILLDLRLPDMTGMDVLYAVKEKSPDVPIVFMTAHGSIDTAVEAMRHGAQDFLIKPCEADRLRVTVNNAIRKVSKLKNDVDNKNQNYQGFIGSSQTMQAVYRTIDSAASSKASIFITGESGTGKEVCAEAIHAASKRGDKPFIAINCAAIPKDLIESELFGHVKGAFTGAATERQGAAEAADGGTLFLDELCEMDLDLQTKLLRFIQTGTFQKVGSSKMKSVDVRFVCATNRDPWKEVQEGRFREDLYYRLYVIPLHLPPLRARGDDVIEIAYSLLGFMSKEEGKDFVRLSVEVVERFRQYEWPGNVRQLQNVLRNVVVLNEGREITLDMLPPPLNQMSAPINRALPLAHENKVSVHEIFPLWMTEKQAIEQAIEACDGNIPRAATYLDVSPSTIYRKLQTWNEKVKEKEKER is encoded by the coding sequence ATGCAACATAATCAATCTTTGCAGAAAACAAAATATGTCCTCATGGTAGAAGACACGGCGTCGGTGGCGGCGCTGTATCGTTCTTACCTCACACCGCTGGATATTGATATCAATATCGTGGGTACCGGACGCGATGCCATCGAGAGTATTGGTCGTCGCGAGCCGGACTTAATCCTGCTGGATTTACGTTTGCCAGATATGACGGGGATGGACGTACTCTATGCAGTGAAAGAGAAATCACCGGATGTGCCTATCGTGTTTATGACCGCTCATGGTTCGATTGATACGGCGGTTGAAGCCATGCGTCATGGTGCGCAAGACTTTTTGATCAAGCCGTGTGAAGCGGACCGACTGCGGGTCACAGTGAATAATGCGATTCGCAAAGTCTCGAAACTCAAAAACGATGTTGATAATAAAAATCAAAACTATCAAGGCTTTATTGGTAGCAGTCAAACCATGCAGGCGGTGTACCGCACCATTGACTCTGCGGCGAGCAGCAAAGCCAGTATTTTTATTACCGGCGAAAGTGGTACCGGTAAAGAAGTGTGCGCGGAAGCGATTCATGCCGCGAGCAAGCGTGGAGATAAGCCATTTATCGCCATCAACTGTGCGGCCATTCCGAAAGATCTGATTGAAAGTGAGTTGTTTGGTCACGTCAAAGGGGCTTTTACTGGGGCGGCGACTGAGCGTCAAGGCGCGGCAGAAGCGGCTGATGGGGGAACCCTCTTTTTGGATGAATTGTGCGAAATGGATCTGGATCTGCAGACCAAACTTCTGCGCTTTATTCAGACAGGGACATTCCAAAAAGTTGGATCTTCCAAAATGAAAAGCGTGGATGTGCGTTTTGTGTGTGCAACGAACCGCGATCCGTGGAAGGAAGTGCAAGAAGGGCGTTTTCGTGAAGACCTGTACTACCGCTTGTATGTGATCCCGCTGCATTTACCGCCATTGCGTGCGCGCGGTGATGATGTGATCGAGATTGCTTATTCACTGCTTGGCTTTATGTCCAAGGAAGAGGGCAAAGATTTTGTCCGTTTGTCGGTTGAAGTGGTGGAGCGTTTTCGTCAATACGAGTGGCCGGGCAATGTGCGTCAATTGCAAAACGTTCTGCGCAACGTGGTCGTGCTCAATGAAGGTCGTGAAATCACCCTAGATATGCTGCCTCCTCCTCTTAATCAAATGTCCGCGCCGATCAATCGGGCATTACCGCTTGCGCATGAGAATAAAGTATCCGTGCATGAGATTTTTCCGCTGTGGATGACCGAAAAACAAGCCATTGAACAAGCCATCGAAGCGTGTGATGGTAACATTCCCCGTGCCGCAACCTATCTGGATGTCAGCCCGTCAACCATCTATCGCAAGCTGCAAACTTGGAATGAAAAAGTGAAAGAAAAAGAGAAGGAACGGTAA
- the uvrB gene encoding excinuclease ABC subunit UvrB, with translation MSKAFELVSDYQPAGDQPTAIKQLLEGLEAGLAHQTLLGVTGSGKTFTLANVIATAQRPTIILAPNKTLAAQLYGEMKAFFPNNAVEYFVSYYDYYQPEAYVPTTDTFIEKDASVNAHIEQMRLSATKALLERKDAVIVASVSAIYGLGDPDSYLKMMLHLRRGDVINQRDMLRRLAELQYSRNDMAFERGQFRVRGEVIDIFPAESDQEAVRVEMFDDEVECISLFDPLTGVITSRDLARFTIYPKTHYVTPRERILEAIEQIKSELQVRRQYLLDNNKLLEEQRISQRTQFDIEMMNELGFCSGIENYSRYLSGRAEGEPPPTLFDYLPHDGLLIIDESHVTVPQIGAMFKGDRSRKETLVEFGFRLPSALDNRPLKFDEFEALAPQTIFVSATPSEYELTKSGGEVAEQVVRPTGLLDPIIEVRPVATQVDDLLSEARIRAANDERILVTTLTKRMAEDLTEYLHEHGVKVRYLHSDIDTVERVEIIRDLRLGVFDVLVGINLLREGLDMPEVALVAILDADKEGFLRSERSLIQTMGRAARNVNGKAILYADSITKSMRKAIDETERRREKQLAYNEQRGITPQPLKRSVKDIMELGDIAKSRKQKNSKVVPLAKVAEESAAYQVLTPQQLEKEISKLEAAMYQHAQNLEFELATQKRDEIHQLRQQFIANS, from the coding sequence ATGAGCAAAGCATTTGAATTGGTTTCAGACTATCAACCTGCTGGTGATCAGCCTACCGCGATTAAGCAATTGCTGGAGGGGTTGGAAGCGGGCTTGGCTCATCAAACTCTGCTTGGGGTAACGGGTTCGGGTAAAACCTTTACGTTAGCGAATGTGATTGCCACCGCGCAGCGTCCCACCATTATACTTGCGCCTAATAAGACACTGGCGGCTCAATTGTACGGCGAAATGAAAGCCTTTTTTCCCAACAATGCGGTGGAGTATTTCGTTTCTTACTACGACTACTATCAACCAGAAGCCTATGTGCCGACCACGGATACTTTTATTGAAAAAGACGCGTCCGTGAACGCGCATATTGAACAGATGCGCTTATCGGCCACTAAAGCCTTGCTTGAGCGCAAAGATGCGGTGATTGTCGCTTCAGTTTCTGCCATCTACGGTCTGGGCGATCCGGACTCTTATCTAAAAATGATGCTCCATTTACGTCGTGGTGATGTGATTAATCAACGTGACATGTTGCGTCGTTTGGCGGAGCTGCAATATTCACGCAATGATATGGCATTTGAGCGCGGTCAGTTCCGGGTACGCGGAGAAGTGATTGATATTTTCCCTGCCGAATCGGATCAAGAAGCTGTTCGAGTGGAAATGTTTGATGATGAAGTCGAATGCATCAGCTTATTTGACCCGCTGACGGGCGTGATTACGTCACGCGATTTAGCTCGGTTTACGATTTACCCCAAAACTCACTATGTCACCCCACGCGAGCGCATTCTTGAGGCGATAGAGCAGATTAAGAGCGAGTTGCAGGTCCGCCGCCAATATTTGCTGGATAACAATAAATTGCTGGAAGAGCAGCGGATTTCTCAGCGAACTCAGTTTGATATTGAGATGATGAACGAACTGGGATTCTGCTCAGGGATCGAAAACTACTCACGTTACCTAAGTGGTCGTGCAGAAGGCGAGCCGCCTCCAACGCTCTTTGATTACTTGCCTCACGATGGCTTGCTGATCATCGATGAATCACACGTCACCGTGCCGCAAATTGGCGCGATGTTTAAAGGCGATCGTTCGCGAAAAGAAACGCTGGTGGAGTTCGGTTTTCGTCTGCCTTCAGCCTTGGATAACCGTCCACTTAAGTTTGATGAATTTGAAGCATTAGCACCGCAAACCATCTTTGTGTCAGCAACACCAAGTGAATATGAGCTCACTAAATCGGGTGGTGAAGTGGCGGAGCAGGTGGTGCGTCCAACCGGTTTGTTAGACCCGATCATTGAAGTACGTCCGGTCGCCACTCAGGTGGATGATCTGCTTTCTGAAGCGCGCATTCGCGCGGCCAATGATGAGCGGATTTTGGTGACTACCTTAACCAAACGCATGGCCGAGGATTTAACCGAATATCTGCATGAGCATGGTGTGAAAGTTCGCTATTTACACTCGGACATTGATACCGTCGAACGGGTAGAAATTATTCGTGATTTACGATTAGGCGTATTTGATGTGTTGGTGGGGATCAACTTGCTACGTGAAGGTCTGGACATGCCAGAGGTCGCTTTAGTGGCGATTTTGGATGCTGATAAAGAAGGCTTTTTGCGTTCCGAGCGTTCACTCATTCAGACCATGGGTCGTGCAGCACGTAACGTGAATGGTAAAGCAATTTTGTATGCCGACTCGATCACCAAATCCATGCGTAAAGCGATCGATGAAACCGAGCGTCGCCGTGAGAAGCAGCTGGCTTATAATGAGCAGCGCGGTATCACGCCGCAGCCTTTAAAACGCAGCGTTAAAGACATCATGGAGCTGGGCGATATTGCGAAATCGCGTAAACAGAAGAACAGCAAAGTGGTGCCATTGGCGAAAGTGGCTGAAGAATCGGCGGCTTACCAAGTGTTGACCCCTCAGCAGCTTGAAAAAGAGATCAGTAAATTAGAAGCCGCAATGTATCAGCATGCACAGAACTTAGAGTTTGAGTTGGCCACGCAAAAACGTGATGAAATTCATCAGTTGCGTCAGCAGTTTATCGCCAATAGTTAG